The Marinilongibacter aquaticus genome has a window encoding:
- a CDS encoding YqaE/Pmp3 family membrane protein: MLLIAVLVPWLSFFLRGKFLSGFLCLFLQITILGWIPAAIWAVASRVDGKNETRYRRMRRMHRRHRYA; this comes from the coding sequence ATGTTACTTATAGCCGTTCTTGTACCTTGGTTGTCTTTCTTTCTTCGCGGAAAATTCTTGAGTGGTTTTCTGTGTTTGTTCTTGCAAATCACAATTTTGGGGTGGATTCCTGCCGCGATTTGGGCTGTAGCCTCTCGTGTTGATGGCAAAAACGAAACCCGCTACCGCCGGATGAGAAGAATGCACAGACGTCACCGTTATGCATAA
- a CDS encoding methylenetetrahydrofolate reductase, whose protein sequence is MAKVTDHIAQAKGKTLFSIEIIPPTKGSHSIDELLNGIEPMMELKPPFIDVTYHREEYRLQEMPNGEKREIKTRKRPGTVGICSAIMHKFHVDPVPHILCGGFTKDETEDLLIDLNYLGIENVMALQGDAAKPYKTFKANKYGHAYASDLIVQIKDMNAGKFLHEEIEYNFKPDFCIGGGAYPEKHFNAVSLETDMEFLKKKVDAGVDYLVTQMFFDNQKYFDFVKACRANGIHVPIIPGLKVLSTKRQAEILPDIFYLDLPADFKKAVEEAKNNEEAKKVGVEWCVAQCKELKEFGVPALHFYTMSKSTTTMAVAKEVF, encoded by the coding sequence ATGGCCAAAGTTACAGATCACATAGCCCAAGCAAAGGGAAAAACGCTGTTTTCGATCGAGATTATTCCGCCGACGAAAGGTAGCCACAGTATCGACGAACTGCTGAATGGGATTGAGCCCATGATGGAACTGAAACCTCCTTTTATCGATGTCACGTATCATCGCGAAGAGTATCGCCTTCAGGAAATGCCCAATGGCGAAAAGCGTGAAATCAAGACAAGGAAGCGTCCGGGTACGGTGGGGATTTGTTCGGCCATTATGCACAAATTCCATGTGGATCCTGTACCGCATATTTTGTGCGGAGGTTTTACCAAAGACGAGACGGAAGACTTGCTTATCGATTTGAATTATTTGGGGATTGAAAATGTAATGGCCTTGCAAGGCGATGCGGCAAAACCTTACAAGACTTTCAAGGCCAACAAATATGGACATGCCTATGCCTCAGATCTCATTGTTCAGATAAAAGACATGAATGCGGGTAAATTTCTACACGAAGAGATTGAGTACAATTTCAAACCCGACTTTTGTATTGGCGGCGGGGCATATCCTGAAAAGCATTTCAATGCGGTGAGTTTGGAAACGGATATGGAGTTTCTGAAAAAGAAGGTTGATGCGGGAGTAGATTATTTGGTGACTCAAATGTTTTTCGACAATCAAAAATACTTCGATTTTGTAAAGGCTTGTCGAGCAAATGGCATTCATGTCCCTATCATTCCGGGCTTGAAAGTTTTATCGACGAAAAGGCAAGCTGAAATTTTACCCGATATTTTTTATCTCGACCTTCCGGCCGATTTCAAAAAGGCAGTGGAAGAGGCAAAAAATAATGAAGAGGCGAAGAAAGTAGGCGTGGAATGGTGCGTGGCTCAGTGTAAGGAGTTGAAAGAGTTTGGTGTGCCCGCTTTGCATTTTTATACCATGAGTAAGTCGACCACCACAATGGCCGTGGCCAAAGAAGTGTTTTAA